A window of the Megalopta genalis isolate 19385.01 chromosome 2, iyMegGena1_principal, whole genome shotgun sequence genome harbors these coding sequences:
- the Top1 gene encoding DNA topoisomerase 1 isoform X3: MFNIISKLTLIVSGTLVRSFSRRSKTRVFNHKRFLPFRWEEEKKNDGTKWTFLEHKGPVFAPAYDPLPPDVKFYYNGKEMKLSQDTEEVATFYARMLDHDYTTKPAFNTNFFHDWREVMTDSERSKIVDLSKCDFKQMHAYFLQKSEERKAMTKEEKQKIKEDNEKTQKEYGFCTIDGHKEKIGNFKIEPPGLFRGRGEHPKMGKLKKRVMPEDILINCSKDSNIPKPPPGRKWKEIRHDPNVTWLASWTENIQGQVKYVMLNPSSKLKGEKDWQKYETARKLAQSIDKIRAEYKEDWKSKEMRIRQRAVALYFIDKLALRAGNEKDEDQADTVGCCSLRVEHISLHEQKDGKEYVVVFDFLGKDSIRYYNEVPVEKRVFKNLQLFMENKSPGDDLFDRLNTTVMNKHLNELMEGLTAKVFRTYNASWTLQQQLDKLTNPDDTEAEKILSYNRANRAVAILCNHQRSVPKTHAKSMENLKTKIEAKKEAIAEAELAVKDAKRDAKHGSVKEKVVYEKKKKALDKLKEQLTKLEVQATDKEENKEIALGTSKLNYLDPRITVAWCKKNNVPIEKIYNKTQRDKFRWAIDMAGPDYVF; encoded by the exons ATGTTCAATATTATTTCTAAATTAACGTTAATCGTTTCTGGCACCCTAGTACGTAGTTTTAGTAGAAGATCAAAAACTCGCGTTTTCAATCATAAACGTTTCTTACCTTTTAG GTgggaagaagaaaagaaaaatgatggAACAAAAtggacatttttggaacacaaAGGACCTGTATTTGCACCTGCCTATGATCCTCTTCCACCTGATGTGAAGTTTTATTATAATGGTAAAGAGATGAAATTGAGTCAAGATACAGAGGAAGTTGCCACTTTTTATGCACGCATGTTGGATCATGATTATACGACGAAGCCAGCATTCAATACCAACTTCTTTCATGATTGGAGAGAAGTAATGACCGACTCTGAAAGATCTAAAATAGTTGATCTAAGTAAATGTGATTTTAAGCAGATGCATGCATATTTCCTTCAAAAGAGTGAAGAAAGAAAAGCAATGACAAAAGAAGAAAAGCAAAAAATAAAAGAGGACAATGAGAAGACTCAGAAAGAATACGGTTTTTGTACTATTGATGGACATAAAGAAAAAATAGGTAATTTTAAGATTGAACCTCCTGGTTTGTTCAGAGGCCGTGGTGAACATCCTAAAATGGGTAAACTGAAGAAGAGAGTCATGCCTGAAGATATTCTTATCAATTGTTCCAAAGACTCCAACATACCAAAGCCACCACCGGGTCGCAAGTGGAAGGAGATTCGACATGATCCTAATGTCACATGGCTTGCATCTTGGACTGAAAACATTCAAGGTCAAGTGAAATACGTCATGCTTAATCCATCGAGTAAACTGAAAGGAGAAAAAGATTGGCAGAAGTATGAGACTGCTAGAAAATTGGCGCAATCTATAGATAAAATTCGTGCTGAATACAAGGAAGACTGGAAAAGTAAAGAAATGCGTATAAGGCAGAGAGCTGTTGCTTTGTATTTTATAGATAAATTAGCTTTAAGAGCTGGTAATGAAAAGGATGAGGATCAAGCAGATACTGTAGGTTGCTGTTCTTTACGAGTGGAACACATCTCATTACATGAACAAAAGGATGGAAAGGAATATGTAGTTGTATTTGATTTCTTAG GTAAGGATTCAATAAGGTACTACAATGAAGTGCCAGTAGAAAAACGGGTATTTAAGAATTTGCAACTCTTTATGGAGAATAAATCACCCGGCGATGATTTATTCGATCGTCTCAATACGACCGTCATGAATAAACACTTGAACGAATTGATGGAAGGTCTTACTGCAAAAGTATTCAGAACATACAATGCATCATGGACACTACAGCAACAATTAGATAAATTGACAAATCCTGATGACACCGAAGCGGAAAAAATTTTGTCATATAACAGAGCAAATAGAGCAGTTGCAATCCTATGTAATCATCAGCGTTCAGTGCCCAAGACGCATGCAAAATCTATGGAAAATCTTAAAACAAAAATAGAAGCCAAGAAGGAAGCTATAGCTGAGGCAGAACTTGCAGTGAAGGATGCCAAACGCGATGCTAAGCATGGTTCTGTAAAAGAGAAAGT TGtatatgaaaagaaaaaaaaagctcTGGATAaattaaaggagcaattaactAAATTAGAGGTGCAAGCAACAGACAAAGAAGAAAACAAGGAAATTGCATTAGGCACCTCCAAACTGAATTATCTTGATCCTAGGATTACCGTTGCATG gtGCAAGAAAAATAATGTCCCTATCGAGAAAATTTACAACAAAACTCAAAGGGATAAATTCAGATGGGCAATAGACATGGCAGGACCGGACTATGTCTTTTAA
- the Rnmt gene encoding RNA guanine-7 methyltransferase, translating to MFASCTETTKETKEKQDDTSTEQESAKPSVESSLQSSSLKRKLETESLKQNNTPSDLSSGSSRPAKVLAIDHSIVIAKHYNSIENTDLTIRNQSRILYMRNFNNWIKSMLISEYMNNQEKMHGSSSTVLDICCGKGGDLMKWIKANVTHVVCADLAESSIEQCQQRYNEILNRNSNVRGFDPIFTAEFIAVDCTKVRLLEKYKDPSIKFDLVSCQFALHYSFESLQQAECMLRNASECLKTGGYFIGTIPDTYDLVSRWQKVDGNKFGNEVYNIEFLCDKEKPPLFGAKYNFQLEGVVNCPEFLVYIPLLCKLATKYGLELVKFERFDNYYERMKNEGRSLLGKIQALETYPPYHGVPLLGQPTQDYQHAVQYMQNLPGHRKIGTLSKAEWEVISLYAAFAFKKTKMNNERKLESVKS from the exons ATGTTTGCCTCTTGTACTGAAACAACAAAGGAGACCAAAGAAAAACAAGATGATACATCAACAGAGCAAGAATCTGCGAAGCCATCGGTTGAATCTAGTTTACAGTCGTCTAGTTTGAAAAGGAAACTAGAAACAGAATCGTTGAAg caAAACAATACTCCTTCAGACTTGTCGAGTGGCAGCAGTAGACCTGCTAAAGTGCTTGCTATCGATCATTCGATAGTAATCGCAAAACATTATAACTCGATAGAGAACACAGATCTTACAATTAGGAATCAAAGTCGTATCTTATACATGAGGAACTTTAACAATTGGATTAAAAGCATGCTCATAT CTGAATATATGAACAATCAGGAGAAAATGCACGGATCTTCTTCAACAGTATTAGATATATGTTGTGGAAAGGGAGGAGACTTAATGAAATGGATTAAAGCAAATGTAACACATGTGGTTTGTGCTGATTTAGCTGAAAGTTCTATCGAACAATGTCAACAACGATATAATGAGATATTAAACAGAAATTCAAATGTCAGAGGATTTGATCCCATATTCACTGCTGAATTTATAGCTGTTGACTGTACAAAG GTTCGTTTATTGGAGAAATATAAGGATCCTAGTATAAAGTTCGACTTGGTCAGCTGCCAGTTTGCATTACATTACAGCTTTGAATCGTTGCAACAAGCAGAATGTATGTTGAGAAATGCTAGCGAATGTCTTAAAACGGGAGGCTACTTCATTGGGACTATTCcagacacatatgatctagt TTCTAGGTGGCAGAAAGTTGATGGTAATAAATTTGGAAATGAGGTTTATAACATAGAATTTTTATGCGATAAAGAAAAGCCACCGTTGTTTGGTGCTAAATATAACTTCCAACTCGAAGGTGTTGTCAATTGTCCAGAGTTTCTTGTTTATATACCATTGCTTTGCAAATTAGCTACAAAATATGGTTTAGAACTAGTGAAATTTGAAAG ATTTGATAATTATTACGAACGTATGAAAAATGAAGGTAGATCATTGCTTGGTAAAATTCAAGCTTTAGAAACATATCCACCGTATCACGGTGTGCCACTTCTTGGTCAACCTACACAGGACTATCAGCATGCAGTGCAATATATGCAAAATTTGCCAGGTCATCGTAAAATCGGCACTTTATCGAAAGCAGAGTGGGAAGTTATTT CGCTATATGCTGCGTTTGCTTTCAAaaagacaaaaatgaataacgaGAGAAAACTAgaatccgtaaaatcataa
- the Top1 gene encoding DNA topoisomerase 1 isoform X1: MELEQPTTQSNSDSERKTKEINNATGNHSDTHINGMSNGFDKKREHKSEHKDKDKERSHKSDHKDKERSKDKSHKSEHRDKDKDKHKHSSSSVKDKDKHDGSSKDKDKDRKSSSSSSKDKEHKNSSSSSKDKEKDKSKDREHHHKSSSSSKDKDRHHSSSKDKDSSSKDKDKSKDRDKDKHKHSISSSSRDKDKDKSISKDKEKDKKHSSDKDKERHSTSHTNDKEKHRSSEKDKDKYGLSSKDKHRHDKDKERHRHDKEKSKHKEDKDRKDKEKEEIKIKEEAIDEKPNHIQCGDFQFVNVGSTIKQDIKEEPVLQIEPEDDDDSGGEQPLYIKEEEDEEEPVNEASMDSTDGNDTRLSDLHNTTIKTEDDSDEDMPLSTRSMTSTSIKRSLESDEGEDDDLPLSARKKPKKSETKTKKKKRKHEDDEDEIEQKPKKKGARASKGENPSPRKKKQEEEQEVWKWWEEEKKNDGTKWTFLEHKGPVFAPAYDPLPPDVKFYYNGKEMKLSQDTEEVATFYARMLDHDYTTKPAFNTNFFHDWREVMTDSERSKIVDLSKCDFKQMHAYFLQKSEERKAMTKEEKQKIKEDNEKTQKEYGFCTIDGHKEKIGNFKIEPPGLFRGRGEHPKMGKLKKRVMPEDILINCSKDSNIPKPPPGRKWKEIRHDPNVTWLASWTENIQGQVKYVMLNPSSKLKGEKDWQKYETARKLAQSIDKIRAEYKEDWKSKEMRIRQRAVALYFIDKLALRAGNEKDEDQADTVGCCSLRVEHISLHEQKDGKEYVVVFDFLGKDSIRYYNEVPVEKRVFKNLQLFMENKSPGDDLFDRLNTTVMNKHLNELMEGLTAKVFRTYNASWTLQQQLDKLTNPDDTEAEKILSYNRANRAVAILCNHQRSVPKTHAKSMENLKTKIEAKKEAIAEAELAVKDAKRDAKHGSVKEKVVYEKKKKALDKLKEQLTKLEVQATDKEENKEIALGTSKLNYLDPRITVAWCKKNNVPIEKIYNKTQRDKFRWAIDMAGPDYVF; the protein is encoded by the exons ATGGAGCTCGAGCAGCCAACAACGCAATCGAATTCCGATTCA GAAAGAAAGACCAAGGAGATCAACAATGCGACTGGAAATCACAGCG ATACTCATATAAATGGCATGTCTAATGGATTCGATAAGAAAAGAGAACATAAATCGGAACATAAGGATAAAGACAAGGAGCGATCTCATAAATCAGATCACAAAGACAAAGAGAGGAGTAAGGATAAAAGCCATAAAAGTGAACATAGGGATAAAGACAAGGACAAGCATAAACATAGTTCTAGCTCTGTTAAGGATAAGGACAAACATGATGGTAGTAGCAAAGACAAGGATAAGGATAGAAAAAGTAGCTCATCCTCGAGCAAGGATAAAGAGCATAAGAACAGTAGCTCGTCTAGTAAGGATAAGGAAAAGGATAAAAGCAAAGACAGGGAACATCATCACAAATCTAGTTCTAGTTCCAAGGATAAAGACAG GCATCACAGTAGTTCCAAGGATAAGGATAGTTCCAGCAAAGACAAAGACAAGAGCAAAGATCGGGACAAGGATAAACACAAGCACAGTATAAGTTCAAGTTCGCGAGACAAGGATAAAGATAAAAGCATATCCAAAGACAAGGAGAAGGATAAGAAGCATTCATCAGATAAAGATAAAGAAAGGCATTCAACATCTCATACGAACGACAAAGAAAAGCACCGTTCTTCCGAGAAAGACAAGGACAAGTATGGTTTATCCAGTAAAGATAAACATCGCCATGACAAAGACAAAGAACGTCATCGACACGATAAAGAAAAAT ctaagcataAGGAGGACAAGGATAGAAAAGACAAggaaaaagaagaaattaaaataaaagagGAGGCAATAGATGAAAAACCTAATCATATACAATGTGGAGATTTTCAATTTGTGAATGTAGGCTCCACTATAAAACAAGATATCAAAGAG GAACCTGTTTTGCAAATTGAACCGGAAGATGACGACGACAGTGGCGGAGAACAACCATTATAcattaaagaagaagaagatgaagaagagcCCGTTAATGAAGCTAGTATGGATTCAACTGATGGAAATGACACAAGACTTTCAGATCTCCATAATACGACTATTAAAACTGAGGATGACTCGGATGAAGATATGCCTTTG AGTACAAGATCTATGACCTCCACAAGTATTAAAAGAAGTCTCGAATCTGATGAGGGAGAAGATGATGATCTGCCACTTTCAGCACGGAAAAAGCCTAAGAAATCTGAAACAAAGACGAAAAAGAAGAAACGAAAGCATGAGGACGATGAAGACGAAATTGAACAA AAGCCAAAAAAGAAAGGCGCAAGGGCATCGAAGGGAGAAAATCCAAGTCCGCGAAAGAagaaacaagaagaagaacaggaaGTTTGGAAATG GTgggaagaagaaaagaaaaatgatggAACAAAAtggacatttttggaacacaaAGGACCTGTATTTGCACCTGCCTATGATCCTCTTCCACCTGATGTGAAGTTTTATTATAATGGTAAAGAGATGAAATTGAGTCAAGATACAGAGGAAGTTGCCACTTTTTATGCACGCATGTTGGATCATGATTATACGACGAAGCCAGCATTCAATACCAACTTCTTTCATGATTGGAGAGAAGTAATGACCGACTCTGAAAGATCTAAAATAGTTGATCTAAGTAAATGTGATTTTAAGCAGATGCATGCATATTTCCTTCAAAAGAGTGAAGAAAGAAAAGCAATGACAAAAGAAGAAAAGCAAAAAATAAAAGAGGACAATGAGAAGACTCAGAAAGAATACGGTTTTTGTACTATTGATGGACATAAAGAAAAAATAGGTAATTTTAAGATTGAACCTCCTGGTTTGTTCAGAGGCCGTGGTGAACATCCTAAAATGGGTAAACTGAAGAAGAGAGTCATGCCTGAAGATATTCTTATCAATTGTTCCAAAGACTCCAACATACCAAAGCCACCACCGGGTCGCAAGTGGAAGGAGATTCGACATGATCCTAATGTCACATGGCTTGCATCTTGGACTGAAAACATTCAAGGTCAAGTGAAATACGTCATGCTTAATCCATCGAGTAAACTGAAAGGAGAAAAAGATTGGCAGAAGTATGAGACTGCTAGAAAATTGGCGCAATCTATAGATAAAATTCGTGCTGAATACAAGGAAGACTGGAAAAGTAAAGAAATGCGTATAAGGCAGAGAGCTGTTGCTTTGTATTTTATAGATAAATTAGCTTTAAGAGCTGGTAATGAAAAGGATGAGGATCAAGCAGATACTGTAGGTTGCTGTTCTTTACGAGTGGAACACATCTCATTACATGAACAAAAGGATGGAAAGGAATATGTAGTTGTATTTGATTTCTTAG GTAAGGATTCAATAAGGTACTACAATGAAGTGCCAGTAGAAAAACGGGTATTTAAGAATTTGCAACTCTTTATGGAGAATAAATCACCCGGCGATGATTTATTCGATCGTCTCAATACGACCGTCATGAATAAACACTTGAACGAATTGATGGAAGGTCTTACTGCAAAAGTATTCAGAACATACAATGCATCATGGACACTACAGCAACAATTAGATAAATTGACAAATCCTGATGACACCGAAGCGGAAAAAATTTTGTCATATAACAGAGCAAATAGAGCAGTTGCAATCCTATGTAATCATCAGCGTTCAGTGCCCAAGACGCATGCAAAATCTATGGAAAATCTTAAAACAAAAATAGAAGCCAAGAAGGAAGCTATAGCTGAGGCAGAACTTGCAGTGAAGGATGCCAAACGCGATGCTAAGCATGGTTCTGTAAAAGAGAAAGT TGtatatgaaaagaaaaaaaaagctcTGGATAaattaaaggagcaattaactAAATTAGAGGTGCAAGCAACAGACAAAGAAGAAAACAAGGAAATTGCATTAGGCACCTCCAAACTGAATTATCTTGATCCTAGGATTACCGTTGCATG gtGCAAGAAAAATAATGTCCCTATCGAGAAAATTTACAACAAAACTCAAAGGGATAAATTCAGATGGGCAATAGACATGGCAGGACCGGACTATGTCTTTTAA
- the Top1 gene encoding DNA topoisomerase 1 isoform X2 — protein sequence MFNIISKLTLIVSGTLVRSFSRRSKTRVFNHKRFLPFRLGFLRWEEEKKNDGTKWTFLEHKGPVFAPAYDPLPPDVKFYYNGKEMKLSQDTEEVATFYARMLDHDYTTKPAFNTNFFHDWREVMTDSERSKIVDLSKCDFKQMHAYFLQKSEERKAMTKEEKQKIKEDNEKTQKEYGFCTIDGHKEKIGNFKIEPPGLFRGRGEHPKMGKLKKRVMPEDILINCSKDSNIPKPPPGRKWKEIRHDPNVTWLASWTENIQGQVKYVMLNPSSKLKGEKDWQKYETARKLAQSIDKIRAEYKEDWKSKEMRIRQRAVALYFIDKLALRAGNEKDEDQADTVGCCSLRVEHISLHEQKDGKEYVVVFDFLGKDSIRYYNEVPVEKRVFKNLQLFMENKSPGDDLFDRLNTTVMNKHLNELMEGLTAKVFRTYNASWTLQQQLDKLTNPDDTEAEKILSYNRANRAVAILCNHQRSVPKTHAKSMENLKTKIEAKKEAIAEAELAVKDAKRDAKHGSVKEKVVYEKKKKALDKLKEQLTKLEVQATDKEENKEIALGTSKLNYLDPRITVAWCKKNNVPIEKIYNKTQRDKFRWAIDMAGPDYVF from the exons ATGTTCAATATTATTTCTAAATTAACGTTAATCGTTTCTGGCACCCTAGTACGTAGTTTTAGTAGAAGATCAAAAACTCGCGTTTTCAATCATAAACGTTTCTTACCTTTTAGGTTAGGTTTTCTAAg GTgggaagaagaaaagaaaaatgatggAACAAAAtggacatttttggaacacaaAGGACCTGTATTTGCACCTGCCTATGATCCTCTTCCACCTGATGTGAAGTTTTATTATAATGGTAAAGAGATGAAATTGAGTCAAGATACAGAGGAAGTTGCCACTTTTTATGCACGCATGTTGGATCATGATTATACGACGAAGCCAGCATTCAATACCAACTTCTTTCATGATTGGAGAGAAGTAATGACCGACTCTGAAAGATCTAAAATAGTTGATCTAAGTAAATGTGATTTTAAGCAGATGCATGCATATTTCCTTCAAAAGAGTGAAGAAAGAAAAGCAATGACAAAAGAAGAAAAGCAAAAAATAAAAGAGGACAATGAGAAGACTCAGAAAGAATACGGTTTTTGTACTATTGATGGACATAAAGAAAAAATAGGTAATTTTAAGATTGAACCTCCTGGTTTGTTCAGAGGCCGTGGTGAACATCCTAAAATGGGTAAACTGAAGAAGAGAGTCATGCCTGAAGATATTCTTATCAATTGTTCCAAAGACTCCAACATACCAAAGCCACCACCGGGTCGCAAGTGGAAGGAGATTCGACATGATCCTAATGTCACATGGCTTGCATCTTGGACTGAAAACATTCAAGGTCAAGTGAAATACGTCATGCTTAATCCATCGAGTAAACTGAAAGGAGAAAAAGATTGGCAGAAGTATGAGACTGCTAGAAAATTGGCGCAATCTATAGATAAAATTCGTGCTGAATACAAGGAAGACTGGAAAAGTAAAGAAATGCGTATAAGGCAGAGAGCTGTTGCTTTGTATTTTATAGATAAATTAGCTTTAAGAGCTGGTAATGAAAAGGATGAGGATCAAGCAGATACTGTAGGTTGCTGTTCTTTACGAGTGGAACACATCTCATTACATGAACAAAAGGATGGAAAGGAATATGTAGTTGTATTTGATTTCTTAG GTAAGGATTCAATAAGGTACTACAATGAAGTGCCAGTAGAAAAACGGGTATTTAAGAATTTGCAACTCTTTATGGAGAATAAATCACCCGGCGATGATTTATTCGATCGTCTCAATACGACCGTCATGAATAAACACTTGAACGAATTGATGGAAGGTCTTACTGCAAAAGTATTCAGAACATACAATGCATCATGGACACTACAGCAACAATTAGATAAATTGACAAATCCTGATGACACCGAAGCGGAAAAAATTTTGTCATATAACAGAGCAAATAGAGCAGTTGCAATCCTATGTAATCATCAGCGTTCAGTGCCCAAGACGCATGCAAAATCTATGGAAAATCTTAAAACAAAAATAGAAGCCAAGAAGGAAGCTATAGCTGAGGCAGAACTTGCAGTGAAGGATGCCAAACGCGATGCTAAGCATGGTTCTGTAAAAGAGAAAGT TGtatatgaaaagaaaaaaaaagctcTGGATAaattaaaggagcaattaactAAATTAGAGGTGCAAGCAACAGACAAAGAAGAAAACAAGGAAATTGCATTAGGCACCTCCAAACTGAATTATCTTGATCCTAGGATTACCGTTGCATG gtGCAAGAAAAATAATGTCCCTATCGAGAAAATTTACAACAAAACTCAAAGGGATAAATTCAGATGGGCAATAGACATGGCAGGACCGGACTATGTCTTTTAA